The Myxocyprinus asiaticus isolate MX2 ecotype Aquarium Trade chromosome 31, UBuf_Myxa_2, whole genome shotgun sequence genome has a segment encoding these proteins:
- the il12a gene encoding interleukin-12 subunit alpha, whose protein sequence is MKLCVVFCVVVSLVTGTPVPLNTQECATCSEGARSLLDNLSHIMEKEGKMKQDLFAGFNCTEQTAQMIPHTETAAICQPNTPANMTCSNQRNSSFSATACLKSIRDDLHYYDIMLKSYVHTDAYKHTESDLSPVITATHNLLNCLEPSCTKMSAERVLPEWVVWRGSSFDDRLSLCKTLRGFHVRVITVNRALRYITSRDYRK, encoded by the exons atgaaattat GTGTTGTGTTTTGTGTAGTTGTGTCTCTTGTGACGGGCACACCAGTGCCATTAAACACACAAGAGTGTGCCACGTGCAGCGAGGGTGCCAGATCTCTGCTCGACAACCTCTCACACATCATGGAGAAG GAGGGGAAGATGAAACAGGATTTGTTTGCAGGTTTTAACTGCACTGAACAAACAGCACAAATGATTCCACACACTGAAACTGCAGCGATCTGTCAACCCAACACACCTGCT AATATGACCTGCTCAAACCAACGAAACTCTTCATTCAGTGCG ACGGCGTGTCTGAAGAGCATCAGAGATGATCTGCACTATTATGACATCATGTTGAAATCATATGTTCATACAGACGCCTACAAACACACTGAATCAGATCTCAGCCCTGTTATAACGGCCACACACAATCTCTTGAAT TGTTTGGAACCAAGCTGTACAAAAATGTCAGCTGAGCGTGTGCTGCCTGAG TGGGTGGTGTGGCGCGGCTCATCGTTCGACGATCGTCTGTCGCTGTGTAAGACGCTGAGGGGCTTCCATGTGCGTGTCATCACCGTCAACAGAGCGCTCAGGTACATCACCTCCAGAGACtacaggaagtga